One stretch of Bacteroidota bacterium DNA includes these proteins:
- a CDS encoding FG-GAP-like repeat-containing protein: MNAQQITKVEYFIDTDPGFGSGTSVTITSANNLTKNFTASLTGVAEGIHVLYIRAMDENGHWGIPVSKPFILQNIASNPNITRIEYYFNTDPGYGNGTAVTISSANDATGSFTADISGLAAGSHKLFVRAKDSNNKWSVVIEKSFTKSTVIPTTPSGLVVTDTTGGNVTIKWSKNTNIDFAKYRIYFSTSQDPTTLVDSMLTAGDTSKTFTNIQLQTFYYVRITAVNTANAVSNYSNNLTIRRGSSVPSITSFAPLFGKPGDTITISGTGFSATQASNIVYFGAVKASVASSSLSDIKVTVPFGATFGPITVTVNGLTVASMRTFTPTFLGTQSFNATSFAAGVTVTSGATTGAGFIHNSISADIDGDGNTDVAIVEAASSIFSVFRNKLTGTGTFTTGSLDAKVSFNTGSHPYGIASGDLNGDGKVDIAVVSYNDKTVSAYLNESTLGQVQFSNPLTVSTPINPITVAIGDIDGDGKQDMVVGTLGTLISVYRNTSTSGALSFAPRVDATAGSEVEYGNIALGDVDGDGKIDIVMSSPVANTSGNISIVPNNSTPGAIVLGTKVDFAGPNSNSSKSVVLGDANGDGKLDMFSAGPGGLYIYRNISTTPGTISVSTFQAGVIIGVGTSASLVMSDMDGDAKPDLIIGGVYIMKNKIASSNSSFSTNSFESSPNYTPTITYSISLGDFNNDGRMDIMSATGTANDLQIHRNTLAYVPVPTPISPMNGSNERNPVVFNWSSSTAATSYRIQVGTDSSFVSPTFDTTTALTTVTINNLTANTKYFWRARAINSIGNTNYSAAQGFTPRDIPTITSFTPTSAKPGDVITITGTNFNVVTTNNKVIFGAVSVTPSSGSAATLTVTVPYGATLGAITVTDTATRLTATSKSFFTPTFLGVQSFDANSFAAGVTVTSAATSGGGLLYGSTSADFDGDGKTDIAIGDYNASNFLLYRNNHTGTGAFSVGSFDAKITVNTVSGPYGMASGDLNGDGKIDIAVNNFTDKTVSAYLNESTPGTVQFASPVTMAVSATGSPNSLRIGDIDGDGKNDIVVLSTSAVISVLRNTTAGGTLSFAPKVEATASTSSNSPGNVVLGDIDSDGKLDIIASCPTTNTFGSVSVLLNTSTPGTVSLAAKVEFSSTNSGNSDKVVVGDANGDGKLDIFTVGVSGVNAYRNTTTTPGSLTFQTAVLISSASSVLGINDMDGDGKPDLIVGPVTIFRNKIVSSGSSFSVNSFEASPQYQPTVSYSMSLGDFNNDGRTDILSATGTVNDLMILRNTITLNSPPVIPIFVSALSGDAKVTIKWNKVSDKDILRYRIFADTSAIPLKQIDSTIAGNQNDTSRVISGLINYQKYYFRVAAVDSVGQQGEYSQILSATPTGLFAGEYFVDANTSMILHMNELNGTSVTDSTSLSNNGIATGTTIVTGRFGRARNFNGTSDEITVANSASLNFTSTDPLTIEAWVYRTGNPISGSMHILGKRVGTSDQINYQLVWESGKGYVFNAKKNSILSEVKSDTVFAPMNKWTHVVGSFDGTTLRMYVNGRLLSSAAGNIGDANTADLKIGTSGTMAERWQGLIDEVRISKIARAPQSFNLQAPPVNITATLGNTNISLSWQEGGGQVALTRYKIYRGSDSSNVVLIDSTIQTNFTSVNLESGKRYYYRLSSVDITGFESEKSYAALFITKLYAPALSSQAIQKTRATLIWKSIANAVSYSIYRGADSVTTALIGTVSDTLHIDSTLSPSGKYFYKVGAKTAFNATGDTSFAIKVIAKPETPVSLSASQIKDTRIKIQWSSGGGTPTKYIIYRSLDGSEFSILGTSAQPVFIDSGLTESTNYYYRISALNEINDSSAWSNVLQIKTTRTLPKITALTPIATVPSTKFGTVAIRYTVSLGTADTVSLTGYYSTDSGKTYVKTSNISGKINLIISALQDTVYWNTKIDLPNQELTSVKFYISPTGLGGIGDSVVTPIFSVDNKTPQFAGATVAIGDTNKVTISWGAAADITPPITYRVFIATQNGSFNYSKIDTQLTGTSVTIANLQNFQRYYFVVRSIDAVGNLDTNTTIVTAIPSAKSRIALITLPSVTQRGAIKIPYSVVVATSDTVSLVALHSINGIVYDTVKGIPVSAQKITQSKNDTLTWNTSADISGEVGTVTLKLVPVGRAGDGVSLISSQFAIDNKAPVFGGLVAAIADTSGTGVILQWNRGNDYSLPMKYSLYQSESSTINYTQPIVTDLTDTTIVIKNLTAFKTYYFAVRGSDAVGNSEQNSTILSVVPSRKIKALTVTVSSATYRSSVPISYLLESVNNDTASIAISYSTNNGTEWKTASKITGTQSAITQFGSLLSVQWNPLQEIPNFEGALVKIKIVPNGRGGSGVAGESGLFTVDTKIPEFSGITTVLDNASHELGSLILQWSSAKDTSKPIMYYIYHSQNVFDKNTLPAEYDSLASTSDTIRNLENNKKYYFYVRSRDAMWNIDTNNAVKIYDVPYIADFDGVKGVSTGDLAVFANGWSNNNLSVVDIGPATGTPPNLVIAKDKNRDFEDLMTFSRMWNWWVENPVPNAFFAKRSTEEKQEVALVGQTHLKPNEKKNFTIQLPKIDSARAVAVYIKTTVGSFALDSVQAHSEGNNFSLVNKNGDNGLITFTVASFDSTLEKKNIDRALSLSLYTTKKLTEEPIELSAVYYDYRGAVKYIARGTSSISWRPVVPEVFAISQNYPNPFNPATTIEYQLPKDTRVVLKVYNLLGQEVATLMDGNQKAGYYTARWNAQNFATGVYIYRLYSKDFVQTKKMLLLK, encoded by the coding sequence GTGAATGCTCAACAAATCACCAAAGTAGAATATTTTATCGACACCGATCCGGGCTTTGGCAGTGGAACGAGCGTTACAATTACGAGCGCTAATAATCTGACAAAAAATTTTACCGCAAGTCTTACAGGTGTGGCCGAAGGGATACATGTGTTATATATTCGGGCGATGGATGAGAACGGGCATTGGGGAATTCCTGTCTCAAAGCCTTTTATTCTTCAAAATATTGCTTCCAATCCAAATATTACGAGGATAGAATATTATTTTAACACCGACCCGGGATATGGAAATGGTACCGCAGTAACAATTTCATCCGCAAATGATGCGACAGGATCTTTTACTGCGGATATCAGCGGACTCGCTGCCGGTTCACATAAACTCTTTGTCCGGGCGAAAGATTCCAATAATAAATGGAGTGTGGTGATTGAGAAGTCGTTTACAAAAAGTACTGTGATTCCAACAACTCCAAGCGGATTAGTCGTAACAGATACGACCGGAGGAAATGTCACAATTAAATGGAGTAAGAATACAAATATCGATTTTGCAAAATACCGGATTTACTTCAGTACATCGCAAGATCCGACAACATTAGTTGACAGTATGCTCACTGCCGGTGATACATCCAAAACATTTACAAACATTCAACTGCAAACATTTTACTATGTTCGTATTACAGCAGTCAACACAGCGAATGCAGTAAGCAATTATTCTAATAATCTTACCATACGCAGAGGTTCTTCGGTTCCTTCCATCACTTCTTTTGCACCCCTCTTTGGTAAGCCTGGCGATACCATCACGATTTCAGGTACTGGATTTAGCGCAACTCAGGCGAGCAATATCGTCTATTTTGGCGCAGTGAAAGCAAGCGTCGCCAGTTCATCGCTTTCCGATATTAAAGTAACCGTCCCATTTGGGGCCACGTTTGGTCCCATTACAGTGACGGTGAATGGTCTTACCGTTGCTTCTATGCGCACGTTTACACCGACCTTTTTAGGGACACAGAGTTTTAATGCGACCTCGTTCGCAGCGGGGGTGACGGTTACCAGTGGAGCGACAACGGGAGCCGGGTTCATTCACAATTCAATCTCAGCAGATATTGATGGAGATGGGAATACCGATGTTGCTATCGTTGAAGCAGCATCGAGTATTTTTTCAGTTTTTCGCAACAAGCTTACAGGAACTGGTACGTTCACTACAGGTTCGCTTGATGCGAAGGTATCGTTCAATACGGGATCGCACCCGTATGGAATAGCATCAGGCGATCTGAACGGGGACGGAAAGGTTGATATTGCTGTCGTTAGCTATAATGATAAAACAGTATCGGCGTATCTGAACGAATCGACACTGGGACAGGTCCAGTTTTCTAACCCGCTGACAGTTTCAACACCGATAAATCCAATTACCGTAGCAATCGGAGATATTGACGGAGACGGGAAGCAGGATATGGTAGTGGGTACACTTGGTACATTGATTTCGGTTTACAGAAACACCAGCACATCCGGAGCATTGTCATTCGCTCCTCGTGTGGACGCGACGGCAGGATCCGAGGTCGAATATGGGAATATTGCACTCGGAGATGTGGATGGAGACGGGAAGATCGACATTGTGATGTCTTCGCCTGTTGCTAATACATCTGGTAATATCTCCATTGTTCCCAACAACAGCACACCGGGAGCGATTGTGCTGGGGACAAAAGTGGACTTCGCCGGTCCCAATTCCAATAGCTCAAAGAGTGTCGTTTTGGGTGATGCTAATGGTGATGGTAAACTGGATATGTTCTCCGCGGGTCCTGGTGGACTCTATATCTATCGAAATATCTCCACGACACCCGGCACGATATCAGTGAGCACATTCCAGGCTGGGGTCATCATAGGTGTAGGAACAAGCGCGTCACTGGTGATGAGCGATATGGATGGTGACGCGAAGCCGGATTTGATTATAGGCGGCGTATATATCATGAAGAACAAGATTGCCAGCAGCAACTCGAGTTTTAGTACCAACTCATTCGAATCATCGCCGAATTATACGCCGACCATCACCTATTCAATATCGCTGGGTGATTTTAATAACGATGGGCGAATGGATATCATGTCGGCCACCGGCACAGCAAATGATCTCCAAATACATAGAAATACTCTTGCCTATGTTCCTGTCCCAACACCGATCTCACCAATGAATGGATCGAACGAACGGAACCCGGTGGTGTTCAACTGGTCCTCATCCACGGCAGCAACAAGTTACCGTATTCAAGTAGGAACCGACAGCAGTTTTGTATCACCGACATTTGATACCACTACAGCATTAACAACAGTTACCATAAACAATCTTACTGCCAACACGAAGTATTTCTGGCGCGCAAGAGCCATCAACAGTATTGGAAACACAAATTACTCTGCAGCGCAAGGGTTCACGCCAAGGGATATTCCTACGATCACTTCATTCACTCCAACCTCCGCAAAACCAGGCGACGTTATCACGATCACTGGAACTAACTTTAATGTTGTAACAACAAACAATAAAGTGATCTTTGGCGCGGTATCGGTAACACCGTCCAGCGGCAGCGCAGCAACGCTCACTGTGACTGTGCCGTATGGCGCAACTCTTGGAGCAATTACTGTCACAGATACAGCAACAAGACTCACCGCAACATCGAAGTCATTCTTCACGCCGACCTTTCTTGGTGTTCAGAGTTTTGATGCGAACTCATTCGCAGCGGGGGTGACTGTTACCAGCGCAGCAACCAGTGGCGGCGGATTACTCTATGGCTCAACATCTGCAGATTTTGACGGAGACGGGAAGACGGATATTGCTATCGGCGATTATAATGCGAGCAATTTTTTATTGTATCGCAATAATCATACTGGAACCGGAGCATTTTCTGTCGGTTCATTTGATGCGAAGATAACAGTCAACACGGTGTCTGGTCCGTATGGTATGGCCAGCGGAGATTTGAACGGAGACGGGAAGATAGATATCGCAGTAAATAATTTTACTGATAAGACAGTATCAGCCTATCTGAACGAGTCAACTCCGGGCACGGTACAGTTCGCCAGTCCGGTGACGATGGCGGTATCGGCAACCGGCAGTCCTAACTCATTGAGGATCGGTGATATCGACGGAGATGGGAAGAATGATATTGTTGTGTTGAGCACAAGCGCGGTCATATCGGTTCTTCGCAACACCACAGCCGGCGGAACGCTCTCCTTCGCTCCGAAGGTAGAGGCAACGGCATCGACCAGTAGCAACTCGCCGGGGAATGTTGTGTTGGGAGATATCGATAGTGATGGGAAGCTAGATATTATCGCGTCTTGCCCGACCACAAACACATTCGGGAGTGTGAGTGTTCTTCTGAATACAAGCACACCCGGAACGGTCTCATTGGCCGCAAAAGTTGAGTTCAGCAGTACTAATAGCGGTAACTCGGACAAAGTTGTTGTTGGTGATGCGAACGGAGACGGGAAGTTGGATATCTTTACCGTTGGCGTCTCTGGTGTTAACGCCTACCGTAATACCACGACCACACCGGGAAGTCTCACGTTCCAGACAGCAGTATTGATCTCGTCAGCATCATCCGTGCTAGGGATAAACGATATGGACGGAGACGGGAAGCCGGATCTGATTGTGGGCCCAGTAACGATCTTCAGGAATAAGATCGTCAGCAGCGGATCGAGCTTCAGCGTAAACTCATTCGAAGCGTCGCCGCAATATCAACCGACGGTATCATATTCAATGTCGCTGGGTGATTTTAATAATGACGGACGAACCGATATCCTGTCGGCAACGGGAACGGTAAATGACCTCATGATCCTGAGAAATACAATAACCCTAAATTCTCCTCCGGTTATTCCAATCTTTGTTTCTGCATTGTCAGGCGACGCAAAAGTTACCATTAAATGGAATAAAGTCTCAGACAAAGACATTCTCCGCTACCGCATCTTTGCCGATACATCAGCCATTCCCCTAAAGCAGATCGATTCCACTATTGCCGGAAATCAAAATGATACATCGCGGGTAATTTCCGGCCTTATCAATTATCAAAAATATTATTTTCGCGTTGCCGCCGTCGATAGTGTCGGTCAACAGGGAGAATACAGTCAAATACTTTCTGCAACACCGACTGGTCTGTTTGCCGGTGAATATTTTGTTGATGCAAATACCTCAATGATTCTTCACATGAACGAATTAAATGGGACATCCGTTACAGATTCAACATCATTGAGTAACAATGGAATAGCAACGGGAACGACAATTGTTACAGGACGATTTGGCAGAGCACGAAACTTTAATGGGACGAGCGATGAAATTACAGTTGCAAATTCAGCGTCTCTTAATTTTACTTCTACCGATCCTTTAACAATAGAAGCGTGGGTCTATCGGACCGGCAATCCCATTTCTGGAAGTATGCATATCCTTGGTAAAAGAGTAGGAACGTCTGATCAGATAAATTACCAACTTGTATGGGAAAGCGGCAAAGGGTATGTCTTTAACGCAAAAAAAAATAGTATCCTCTCTGAAGTGAAATCCGATACCGTTTTTGCACCGATGAATAAATGGACTCACGTTGTCGGGTCATTCGACGGAACAACGTTACGGATGTATGTGAATGGGAGACTGTTGAGTTCGGCAGCAGGAAACATTGGTGATGCAAACACTGCCGATCTGAAAATTGGAACGTCAGGCACAATGGCTGAACGGTGGCAAGGTTTGATCGATGAAGTGAGAATTTCCAAGATCGCAAGAGCTCCACAATCGTTTAATCTCCAAGCTCCTCCCGTCAATATAACGGCAACATTAGGTAATACGAATATCTCGCTCTCATGGCAAGAGGGTGGTGGACAAGTTGCATTGACTCGATACAAAATTTACCGAGGATCGGATTCGTCGAACGTTGTGCTGATTGATTCCACAATACAAACAAATTTCACCAGTGTTAATTTAGAATCAGGGAAACGATATTACTATCGATTAAGCTCCGTGGATATTACAGGATTTGAAAGTGAAAAAAGTTATGCCGCATTATTTATCACCAAATTATATGCCCCGGCTCTTTCTTCACAAGCAATACAGAAAACTCGTGCAACACTTATTTGGAAAAGTATCGCAAATGCTGTTTCCTATTCCATTTATCGAGGTGCTGACAGTGTAACAACTGCGCTCATAGGAACGGTATCGGACACACTGCACATCGATTCAACGTTGAGTCCTTCAGGAAAATATTTTTACAAAGTAGGCGCAAAGACAGCGTTTAATGCAACAGGTGATACAAGTTTTGCGATAAAAGTAATAGCAAAACCAGAAACGCCTGTTTCTTTAAGTGCATCGCAGATTAAAGATACCCGAATTAAAATTCAATGGTCAAGCGGAGGTGGTACACCAACAAAATATATCATTTACCGGAGTCTGGACGGATCCGAGTTTTCAATCCTAGGGACATCGGCGCAGCCGGTTTTTATTGATTCCGGTTTAACAGAATCAACAAATTATTATTATCGCATTTCGGCACTAAACGAAATAAACGATTCGAGTGCTTGGAGCAATGTATTACAAATAAAGACTACTCGAACGTTACCAAAAATTACAGCACTCACTCCGATTGCTACTGTTCCTTCAACAAAATTCGGCACTGTTGCAATTCGATATACGGTATCGTTAGGAACCGCTGATACTGTTTCACTTACCGGTTATTATTCTACCGATAGCGGTAAGACGTACGTGAAAACAAGTAACATTTCGGGAAAAATTAACCTTATCATTTCGGCATTACAGGATACAGTCTATTGGAACACAAAAATCGATTTGCCAAATCAAGAATTGACTTCAGTGAAATTCTATATCAGTCCGACAGGACTTGGCGGCATCGGTGATTCAGTGGTAACGCCGATATTTTCGGTTGACAATAAAACACCGCAATTTGCAGGGGCAACTGTTGCAATTGGTGATACGAACAAGGTTACCATTTCGTGGGGAGCAGCTGCGGACATTACTCCGCCAATAACATATCGCGTGTTCATTGCTACACAAAATGGATCGTTCAATTATTCAAAGATTGATACCCAACTTACTGGAACTTCGGTTACCATCGCAAACCTTCAGAATTTTCAACGATATTATTTTGTTGTTCGTTCTATTGATGCTGTGGGAAATCTTGATACGAACACAACAATAGTCACAGCAATTCCCTCTGCAAAATCACGAATAGCATTGATAACGCTTCCGTCCGTTACACAACGTGGTGCAATAAAAATACCATATTCGGTTGTTGTGGCTACTTCGGATACAGTTAGTCTTGTGGCTCTGCACTCTATCAATGGTATAGTGTATGACACTGTTAAAGGAATTCCTGTTTCAGCGCAGAAAATTACTCAATCGAAAAACGATACGCTCACATGGAATACATCCGCCGATATTTCGGGAGAAGTAGGAACAGTTACGCTTAAGCTTGTGCCGGTTGGAAGAGCTGGTGATGGCGTTTCACTTATTTCCTCTCAATTTGCAATTGATAACAAAGCGCCCGTCTTTGGTGGCTTGGTTGCTGCGATTGCGGATACCAGTGGAACCGGAGTCATCCTACAATGGAATAGGGGAAATGATTATTCTTTACCGATGAAGTATTCGCTGTATCAATCCGAATCTTCTACGATAAATTATACACAACCTATAGTAACAGATTTGACAGATACTACAATTGTGATTAAAAATTTAACAGCATTTAAGACCTATTATTTTGCGGTTCGGGGGAGTGATGCTGTAGGTAACAGTGAACAAAATAGTACAATACTTTCCGTTGTGCCATCAAGGAAAATAAAGGCATTAACAGTCACAGTCTCATCAGCAACGTACCGGTCATCTGTCCCGATCTCGTATCTGCTGGAATCAGTGAATAATGATACAGCATCAATTGCTATTTCCTATTCTACTAATAATGGAACAGAGTGGAAAACTGCATCAAAAATCACCGGTACACAATCTGCCATAACTCAGTTTGGATCATTATTGTCCGTCCAATGGAATCCATTGCAAGAGATTCCGAATTTCGAAGGCGCTTTAGTAAAAATTAAAATAGTTCCTAATGGAAGAGGCGGATCTGGCGTTGCTGGCGAATCTGGTCTTTTCACTGTGGATACGAAAATACCGGAATTTTCGGGTATCACCACTGTATTGGATAATGCATCGCATGAATTGGGTTCGTTGATTCTGCAATGGAGTAGTGCGAAAGATACGTCTAAGCCGATTATGTATTATATCTATCATTCACAAAATGTGTTTGATAAAAATACTCTTCCTGCTGAGTATGATTCGCTGGCATCAACAAGTGATACCATTCGAAATCTTGAAAACAATAAAAAATATTACTTTTATGTCCGGTCACGAGATGCAATGTGGAATATCGATACCAATAACGCAGTGAAGATATATGATGTTCCGTACATTGCAGATTTTGATGGCGTAAAAGGTGTATCCACGGGCGACCTTGCTGTGTTTGCTAACGGTTGGTCCAATAACAATTTAAGTGTTGTCGATATCGGTCCGGCAACAGGCACGCCTCCAAATCTTGTCATTGCCAAAGATAAAAACCGCGATTTTGAAGATTTAATGACATTCTCACGCATGTGGAATTGGTGGGTAGAAAATCCTGTGCCGAATGCATTCTTCGCAAAACGATCAACGGAAGAAAAACAGGAAGTTGCTTTGGTCGGACAGACACACTTAAAACCGAATGAGAAGAAGAACTTCACAATCCAATTACCAAAAATTGATTCAGCGAGGGCAGTCGCAGTCTATATTAAGACAACAGTGGGATCATTTGCTCTCGATTCCGTTCAAGCGCACAGTGAAGGAAACAATTTCTCTTTGGTAAATAAAAACGGCGATAACGGTTTGATTACATTTACTGTTGCTTCGTTCGATTCTACGCTGGAAAAGAAAAATATCGATCGGGCGCTTTCACTTTCACTGTATACCACGAAGAAGTTAACGGAAGAACCAATCGAATTATCGGCAGTATATTACGATTATCGCGGAGCAGTGAAATATATCGCACGAGGAACTTCGTCTATTAGCTGGCGTCCGGTCGTTCCGGAAGTTTTTGCCATTTCGCAAAACTATCCTAACCCATTCAATCCGGCAACGACTATCGAATATCAGCTGCCGAAAGATACACGAGTTGTGTTAAAGGTGTATAACCTTTTAGGACAAGAGGTTGCGACGTTGATGGATGGAAACCAAAAAGCGGGCTATTACACAGCACGATGGAATGCTCAAAACTTCGCTACCGGCGTCTATATTTACCGCTTATATTCCAAGGATTTTGTGCAGACAAAAAAAATGTTGCTGCTGAAGTGA